The following is a genomic window from Saccopteryx bilineata isolate mSacBil1 chromosome 4, mSacBil1_pri_phased_curated, whole genome shotgun sequence.
AGGGGATGGAGTGAAGGGGGAGTGGGGGTATTGCTCCCGATGTGGTGGGGGAAGGGTCTAGGtaggggaggtggggtggggggcctaCAAGCCCAGCGTCCCCCCAATGGATGACGCCAAGACCACCCCCAGCACCACACAGCAAATGATGATCATGATTTTCTTCTGTTGGCAGAAGGGGCAATTgggacagaaggaggaggagaaagagagagacagaggaacagaaagatgaaGAGAGATGCAGACAGAAAAATGGGCGAGGAGGGtgtaaggaaaaggaagaggggagagaaaacagaaaagggcGAGGTCAGAGCCAGAGATAAGGCCTTCCAAAGGATTTCATCACtcgcctcagccctggcctcagccccgcCCGCCCACCCAGCTCCGGCCTCCCTGCCCCGCGCGCAGCCCGCCCCCGCTCACCCTCCGGGCTTTGCTCTGATATCTCACAGCTTTCTTCGTGTCCGACACGGCCCGCTCCACGTAGTCCACGGAATGTTCCACATTGTATTCAATGCGGTCGATCATTTCGCCCTGCAGAGTGGACGTGCAcagggaggggtgaggctgggcgGAGGAGGAAACCCCAAGGAGGGGGGAGCCTTCCAGACGgtgctcctggggcagaggcagtaCCTGGCTTTCCACGAGCATGGCCATGTCCACAAACATGTCGTGCAGCTCGCGAATGCTGGTTTCCAGTTTGATGATCTCGTTGTGTCTCGTCTCGATCTCGTTCAGCGCCTGCTTAGTCATCTGCGAGTCCATTTTGATCTAGGGCGatggtgggtgggggcactgaaGACCACCCTTCACTCCCCTAAGAGCTCTGTTTGCAGCCAGAGCCTCTAGGTTCAAATCTGGCTGCTGTCACTCACTAGCTGTAACTCTGGGCAAACTaacctctcccagcctcagtttccccacctagaATATGTGGGTCATAATCATGCCTACCTTGTGGttgttgtgaatattaaatgagttaatatgtatACATTGATCAgaatagtacctggcacacagcacTAAAGATGTTTGTTCAAATTACAAGAAGTAAAATGtgtccccagccccccaccttgGAGCCCAGGACTGCCTCGACTGCACACACCAGTGAAGCCCCGGGAAGGGAGACAATATGGGGGCCCCTGTCTGGTCAAAGGCAGACAGGGAAATGGAAGAAGACACAGCAGAGAGAAAGCAGCAAGCAGAGAAGGGGGCCCAGGTGAGAAGGCAGGGGGCTCATGAGTCCTATGGAGCCCCCATGACATGAAATAACAAAGGAGTACTTTGCAGCCTCAAGTGTCCGTGAAAGAGAGGCTCCACCCACAGTCAGACACACCTCCACCCCACAAACGCCTGGCAGGAGCCAGGCACTCACTTCCCAGGGCACTCCTTAATTCAACCACTGCAAACCGCTTCTCTGCTCTAAAACCTGCCAGGGCTCCCCACGACCCACAGGCCCCACAGCTTTACCTGAGCAGTCAAGGCTCCCTTTCTGCCCTCATCTCCTGCACATCCTATAAGGGCCCAAATCATCCAATGGCTGTTTGGCAAGCAgtcccctctccctgtctttgtcCAGTCTGTTCCCTTTGTCAAGAGCGTCCTTCGCCCATCTCCCGACGTCCAAATGCTCCTTGTCTCTTAAGGCACAGCTTCATGCCACTTCCCTGACTCTTGAAGTTAACTGCCACCCTAGGGCCTGTCTGCGCCCTGCACAGCCATCAAGCAAGGGACCAACCGCCCTGCGTTGCCATGGTGGTGGGCTAGCTGGCAGAGGTCAGCTCTGCCTCCTTAGGACGAGTCCCAAGCTTCCCTCCTTTCTCGGACAGACAGCCTGGCCTGAGCTGTTTGGGAAAGCTCCAGGCGAACTGTCCACAATCAATTTGCTCAAAGCGCATTTAACAAAGACCAATGACCTAAGTAACCATATGCTAGACAGTCAGTCACTGAACATACTTTAATTCTGGTCTAGAAACCGTAACCAGAGAGACAGAACCGGACAGGCTGGGTAAAGtttaacaaagagaaagaagaactaAATCTGGGGGAAGTCCATCCATTCACACAGAAGATGACAAAGGCAGGACAGTGTGTAAAATTAAAAcagggttaaaaaaaatcttcaaaaggtAGGCAAATTAGTCATTGGGTAAAATAACCCGCTTCAGTAGGGAGTTGTCTATCTTAGTTCTGACCAGCCATGACTCTGAACCTAGACCCCACGTGGTTTCAGATACTGGCTCTGCCCCTGGCTGTATTACCTCAGcgagttatttaacctctttgggcAAGATTTCCTCATCCGTGAAATGTGGCTCCCTCAGAGAGTTGTGGTGAGGATGAAATCAAGTTAGTAAGTAAATGTAAATGTGTCAAGTGCTTAAAACAGTGTGCctcttaaaacagtgcctggcacactacCGCTGGCCATTTTTATGGGGGTGCCTTCCTGCGCTGTCCCCGTGGAGTTTCCCAGTTCCCCATCCTGGCTTTCTGATGCCAGTTATTTCAGGATGGACTTAGGACCTTGAGTTTAACCTAAGCTTGGGGGGGAGAGGTAAATGCTTTCCAAAAACTGCCCCGCCCCCACACGCGGCTCACGTCATCAGTGAATATGGCCAACTTCCCGCTCTCCAACATATCTTCCAGTTCTTCGTTGGTTGTGGTCCTTCCGGCTGTGGGGAGAAAAGACTGCACGCTCAGGGGCTGGGCCTGCTTGGAAGCCCGAGGTGGTGGGATGGGGCAGGGACCCGAAGGACCACCCTTCCACCGGGCCCGAGGAAGGGGGCTTGGACAGGCCTGGAGAGTTTGCAGGGAGACACACGCACTGATCTCCAGCTGCCGCTGGATCCGGTCCTTGCAGCGGTCCCGGTACTTGGATTGGGTCGCGTTATATTCAGTCATTACTTCCACGAACTTCCGGGAGAGTGTGgagtgctggggtggggtggggtgggggtacaCACACATCAGGAGGCCGGGAGCAGAGACCACGGGGGTGAGGCCTTAGTGCACGGGTGGAGGCGCGGTGATCGCGCCCGATCCCAGCCCCGCACAGGTGCACCCTCCCATTCAGCCCGTCCCCCTATTCTACGCCCAAAACCAGCAGCGGTCCAGGTTAGGGCACTAGACGTGCCTCCCACCCGCGTTCTGCTGTAAATCCGCAAAGCTCCGCCCCACCCCGACCACGCCCCCGCGCCGCAGCTCCGCCCCGGCCCGCCCACCTCCAACCAATCCGactcctccccgcccccgccccgcccccgtccGGCCGGGCCTCCTACCTGGGTCTTGCGGATGCGAAGGTCCGCGGAGGAACGGTtcagcccctcctcctgctcaatGCTTTGCTCGATCGCTGCGGGAGAGAGGATGCAGTGACGGGCTGGAGACGCGGGGCGTGTGGGGCGGGGGTCCGGGACGTATGAAGGGCCGACACCCCGGGGCAGGCCCCAGGCCTGTGAAGAGATGTCACACCCGTGGCGCGGGCAGACAGTCAAGGATCCAGGGTGAGGGACAGGAGGCCAGCGAGTAAAGGGACAGACGTTTGAGGGGTCCAGGAAGGCAGATAGGAGGGAGATTGAGGGTCGGTGAGTAACCAGATAGAAGGGGGCTTTCCGTCGGACGCTTGGATTTTTTGGAAAGTCCCAGAGCTGTAACTCCGGCCCAATCCCACGAAGGCGTGCGGGACGTGTCCACTGTGAAGGTCTCCTGGATGCAGGGAACTCCACTTTCCACATCCTCTGGAGAGGGGCAGGAACCCACCCTGGGATTTTTCTAGAGGAAGGCAGGTACTTCCAGGTGGATCAGGTTCTTAGTGGCTGCCCTTTCCTTGCAAAATTCTAGGGTGAGTGGATGGATGTTCCCACAGAGAAAAGATCTCTCCCCCTGCCCTACAAGGTGATTCCTGTCCCCGGAATTCCCACCCCTGAAGCATGGTCTGGAAAAGCACAAACATTATCTGGGGTTTCTGCTTCTGCATCCTGCTCTCCTGACAGCAGTTCAGACTTTCTAAAGAGCTTGTGGCAAGATCTACTGAGCACAGGACATGCAGCAGGGATGAATCACCACCAGGTCCTCTCAGACCTGGAAGGGCCCCAGGCCATTCCTGAGAACGCACTTCTCTGTGCCGCTGGCAGCAAGAGAGGCGTGGAGCTGGATGTCACCCACCCCAACACTCCCTGCCAACAGTGCGGGGCAGTGCCTGAGTGACAGCTTTGGCCCAGCTTCTGAAGGAAAAGTACAGGAACACACACCCAGGGGTGTCAGAACCTCTGGCCCAAATGGGGATCCTATCGTCAGACTTGGGTCTATCTCTGGAGAAAGGGGTCCTTTACAGGGTCTcactgacttcttttttcttttttttttttttttaatattttatttattgattttttttattttttttttagagagagaggagtgagagagagagacagagagagagagaagggggaggagcaggaagcatcaactcccatatgtgccttgaccaggcaagcccaaggtttcgaaccggcgacctcagtgttccaggtcgacgctttatcccactgcgccaccacaggtcaggcctcactgaCTTCTTACAACAAACTTGGGAGTTCAATGATATCAGTCAGTCCATGTTCCAGATTAGAAACTGGATACAACAACTCAAAGTCACACACAAAACCTGAGCTCGCGCCATCACAGAGCTGGAGAACGATGGAGAGGAGAATCTTCTCATTTTTTCCGGAGGTCTGAGAGATCTGCTTCTCTAAGCCCCTTTCCCTAGTTTCTTTCTTGATCTGTTCCTGAGCCCTTAAACCATGGAATCCTTCTCTAATGGAGAGACTATTAAGGCCAGAGTTTGATGGGCCCAAAGAAACCACTGAGCCCAGGGATCTGAAAACTGTGTTCCATGAAACCTTGCTTCTGAGAAGGAACTGCAGGGCCTGTGGATGAGACTGAAGGGGAGGCCCAGAGCCTCCCAGCCCCAGTTTAGCCAGAACAGCCTGACTATTATGTGCTGTATATATTGGAGTTCTTCATAAGACTTCATTTGGGAAAAAGAGGattatgcttaaaaaaaaaaaaaagccagctttGAAATTGCTTCTGTTTTTCTGACTACTACACTAATGAGGAGCTGAGGGTAAGGTACTTGTCCAGAATGAGTGGACGATGTAAACTGGACTCCCTCTGCCTGGGTTTGCACTGAATGTGCTCCCAGTTTAGGCCATTTTCCTTTCCAGCACACTCTCCTGAGTGCAGAAGGTTTGTTTTTACAGCTCAGCACCGGAGACTAACACATGGTCTACTGTGGAGTCCAGGAAGGAGCGAGTCTCTGTCCTCACCTCCCTGGACcaaggtcagagcacacaggcccAGGGCATCTGACATAGTGCCTTTTCCCCAGGCCCGGCAATGTGGCTCGGACACAGGTGCTTGGCAAGCGTTTTCTGAGGCGGAATTACCATGAACATACAAACCAGCATCACAGTAACACTGCTGTGCCGCTGGCAACGGCAGACCGGAGGTTCCCAGCCCACAGTGCTTTGGGGGGGGAAGGTGGTTATTACCAGCACCCAAGTCCTTAAATTAGAGTGAATACATAAGCATTTGGCAAGTCCCTCCTGAAAGCCTGCCAGCCCCTGATGTCAGCCACACAGTCCAATCTGTCCTGAGCCGAGGATACCAACTCCAAAGCATTTGCTGAACCCACCTACTGGGTGCCGAGCCCTACGCGGGCACCTGTTCTGAAGCCTTACTGGAAACTACAGCCATCTGGGAGACTCTGTGCTTCTGATGGACCTTTGTGTTGCTGGACCCAGCAGAACGCATACGCAATTTGGTCAGACAGCCTCCTCTCCCTCATTTCCCGGTCGGGTATCTTCCTCCAAAGAATCTGGAGCAAGGAGCGGAAAGGCCGCTTCGTGCTTCCTCGCTGTTTAAGAACCTGGCTCCTAGAAGTCTGTGGACATTCCTGATGGGAAGGCCTATTTGTCCATTGGAAGGCAGAGAGCCCTTTTCCTCCTTAGCCGGGGGATTGCAGTCCTCACCTTTCAATTTGGACCGAACCTTGTTGGCCGTCTTCTTGATGTCTGCAGTGAGGTCCTCCAGCTCCTGCTTGGTctctggggagggggcggggcgggtaAGACGTCTGGGCGGAGCCCAGGCGCCCAGGTCCCTCCGCCCCCAGGTCCctccgcccccagcccccagcccccagcccccagcccctcgcggcggcgcggcggcggcggcggcacgcACTCTCGTCCGGGTTGGGGGCGGCCAGGATGGCGCTGTGCTGTTTTTTCACTTGCTCCACGTCCTCCGACAGCTTCTCAATGCAGCCACGGATCTCCTCCACCTGGGGCGACAGATCGGCTTTACCAGTCACGTCTTCGGACCCGAAGAGGGCGTCCACGGGGCTCAGGGAAGTGGGCCAGACCACGGGGTGTAGGAGTGGGGGGGGCGGCGGCAGGTAGTTGTTGGTTGAGAGCCAGGCTCTGGGTGTGGGGTATTATTGGAGGCTCAGTTACCTGTTCAAAGAACTCATCCATGAAGTGGTCTCGATCCACATGGACCACCTCCTCCTCATCGTCACTGTCTTTTgcctgggaggcagagaaaggtgGAGACCGTGAGCAGCCCTCACCCTGGTCCTGCCGCTCCCAGCTCTGGGCTCAGAGCAGGGGCTTCGGGGGAGGTACTATGCAGGGTGCATGGCAATCAGGATGAACGCCGGTATTCCTGGGGACCAGAATACTGGACACCAGGAGGCTGACAGCCCCCAGGACACCTTGGAGGAAATTAGCAAAAGGCGCCCCTTTGGGGGAAGTGTGGCCCTGCGAATGCGGTCGCCCTGGAGGCAGGGAGCGCTCGGGCCAGCGGCTATTAACCAACCGCTACAGAAGTACTGCAGTATTGGAACGACCCGCTGTCAGACTTGCAGTGATTGGCTCTGGGCTCTGAAGGGGGCCTGGAATGGAGTCTCAGGAGCTGACCCCCTCCACTGTTTCCTGGCCACTCCTGCGTGGGCCTCACTCTGCTCCCCTCCAGACACATCCCAGATGCAAGGTCAGCTCACTGCCAGCTGTGGGCACGCCAGGTTGAGCACGCATGGTCAGGCTCGGGAGGGGCCCGAGGGGATACAAGCAGCATCTGCCCGTCCTCCCTCCTTGTGCCTCCTTCCTCCTGCCCGCTGCACCCCCTCAGCTCGCTCTGCCCCTCGCTGCCCCCTCTGACTCTCCGACTCTCCTCACTGCATTCACTCGCTTTCATCCAGCTTCTCCCAACTTCGTACCCACCTACTCTCGCTTGCTTGGATTTCCTAGTTTGCAACCAGCAGCTGATCAACCCTCCCCCCCAGGGCTCAGAGGCACAAAGGGATTAACCAACGCACACCTCCACTGAGAGAGACAGACCGGGGACACAGACGGCAGACACACAAGGCTCCCAGAGACCCACGGACACCCACACAGAGAGACACTGACATGCTGATGCTTGCCCACACAGTCCCAAAGCACAGCTGCATGCTGACACGTATGGACACAGCTGGTCACCCGGACCCCCAAGGACACTTGGGGGGGGGACGCTCTGAGCCTGCTCTCCcagcctctcagagcctcaggtctGCACACTTGTTTGGAGCTGGGAAAAGTCGAGGGGTCAGGGAGGGCCCCCCAATGCTACACACTCCTGACTAGAGACTTCTCTCTGCTTGGGACAGAAGTCCGAGGACCAAAGCTGAGCCCTTCAGGCTTAATTACATCGGGAGCCCCAATCAGCCCCAACCAAGACTGAAACAGAGTTCACTCTGATTCCCGGAAGGAACCGAACCAAAAATCAGACAGGATATAAGTACCGGAGCCTGAATGAAATCAACACAAGATCCAAAAAGTGTCTGCCCGGGGTGTAGCCAGTCGGGATCAAAGAGAAGAGCTCACACGGAACCTCAACAGGGCCCAGGCAGAGTGCAGATAGGACCTGGCAGTAACCAGACAGGCTCAGACCGATCCAGACTCAGCAGACAGCTTCCAGACAGCTAGGATCGAACCTAGACAGAGCCAGATGGGACCTGGATGCCCATCCAGACAGCCAAGTGGACCTGGAAACAGCAGAGCCCCAGCAGCACTGGGAAGAACCTGCCAGCCCAGAAGACCCAGCTGGATactctcttttttattgattgattgattttagagagacagagagaggaagagagaacaagGTTGGCGGGcgggtttgttgttccacttagttgtgagttagttcattgtttgcttcccctatgtgctctgacaagggatcgaacctgcaaccctggtatTTCAAAACAATGCTAGTCTAGccccaactgagctaaccagccagggccagccagaTACTCTCAAAGCCACCGCAGCTCCCTGCCCAAGCCCTGCCCCAGAACGCAGGGAGCTCTCCTCACAGACGCTGGGCCCCACACTGCGTCAGCGAGTGTGCTCAGCACTCGCATTTAAATTCCAGACAGTCACAAATATCCACTGGGAAAGGGAGGCGCCTCCATCTCTGCCACTGCTGCCCTAGAAATGGGGTGGCACCAGGGAAGGACTCTGATAGGATTTCTGGCTTCTCAGGGCTCCCCATGACCCAGGACCACCCTGATAGACCTTGGCCCTCAGAGACTCTGGG
Proteins encoded in this region:
- the STX1B gene encoding syntaxin-1B isoform X1; this encodes MKDRTQELRSAKDSDDEEEVVHVDRDHFMDEFFEQVEEIRGCIEKLSEDVEQVKKQHSAILAAPNPDEKTKQELEDLTADIKKTANKVRSKLKAIEQSIEQEEGLNRSSADLRIRKTQHSTLSRKFVEVMTEYNATQSKYRDRCKDRIQRQLEITGRTTTNEELEDMLESGKLAIFTDDIKMDSQMTKQALNEIETRHNEIIKLETSIRELHDMFVDMAMLVESQGEMIDRIEYNVEHSVDYVERAVSDTKKAVRYQSKARRKKIMIIICCVVLGVVLASSIGGTLGL
- the STX1B gene encoding syntaxin-1B isoform X2 — encoded protein: MDEFFEQVEEIRGCIEKLSEDVEQVKKQHSAILAAPNPDEKTKQELEDLTADIKKTANKVRSKLKAIEQSIEQEEGLNRSSADLRIRKTQHSTLSRKFVEVMTEYNATQSKYRDRCKDRIQRQLEITGRTTTNEELEDMLESGKLAIFTDDIKMDSQMTKQALNEIETRHNEIIKLETSIRELHDMFVDMAMLVESQGEMIDRIEYNVEHSVDYVERAVSDTKKAVRYQSKARRKKIMIIICCVVLGVVLASSIGGTLGL